The genomic stretch GAGCGCCAGCGAGCGCGGAATCGGCGTCGCCGTCATCACCAGAACATCGACGCTCTCGCCCTTGGCGCCCAGCGCCAGACGCTGCTGCACGCCGAAACGATGCTGCTCATCGACGACGGCGAGGCCCAGATCGGCAAAAGCGAGCTCGCTCTGCACCAGGGCGTGAGTGCCGATGACGATATCGACAGCGCCCGCCGCAATGGTCTCGTAGAGACGCGCGCGCTCGGAGGGCTTGGCTCTCCCCGTGAGCAGGCAGAGGCGCAGGCCGGCGGCTTCGGCGAGCGGCAGCAGGCGCTCATAATGCTGGCGCGCGAGAATTTCCGTCGGCGCCATCAGCGCCGCCTGCCTTCCGCATTCGACGACGCTGGCCATTGCGAGCAGCGCGACAATGGTCTTGCCGGCGCCGACATCGCCCTGCAGCAGCCGCAACATGCGCCGCGAGGACGCCAAATCCTCGCGTATCTCGACGAGCGCACGCTGCTGCGCGCCGGTGAGCGCATAGGGAAGCGCGGCTTCTATGACGCGCGTGATGCGTCCGTCGCCGGCGTTCTCGCGGCCGGGCTCGCGGCGCATTTTCGAACGGATGAGGCGCAGCGCCAATTGTTGCGACAGCAGCTCATCGAGCGCGAGGCGTTGGCGCGCCTTGCTGGCCGGCTCTATGTCGGCCGGCGATTTGGGGTTTTGCGCCGCGGCCAGCGCGCTCGCGAAATCGGGAAGGCCATTGGCCGCAAGCACCGAGGCGTCCTGCCACTCCGGCAGCTTGGGCAAGCGCTCCAGCGCGCCGGCGACCGCGCGCTGCACAAAGCGCTCTTGCAGCCCTTCCGTCAGCCCATGCACCGCCTCCGCCGGCGGCAGCTTGGCGAGGCCCGCCTCGTCCAGCACGCGATCGGGATGCACGATCTGCCGGCGCCCGTCATAGAGCTCGATCTTGCCGGAGACCCAGCGCGTCGCGCCTATGGGCAGGCTGCGCTCGATCCAATCGGCGTTGGAAAGGAAGAAGACCAGCTCGGCGTCGCCGGTGTCGTCCTCGACATGGACTTTGAACGGCGCCTTGGCGTAGCGCCCCTGCGGCTTGCGATGCTCGGCGACGCGCACCTTCAGCACGACCACGCGATCCGTCGGCGCTTCCGCGATGGTGGGACGCAGGCTGCGATCGACGAGATTGATCGGCAGATGAAACAGCACGTCGATGAGACGCGTCTCCTTGCCCGGCCGGGCGAGCAGCCGGTCGAAATGCTTGGCCGTCTTGGGGCCTATGCCCGGAAGGGCGGCGGCGCGGCCGAACAACGGATCGAGGATCGAGGGACGCATTCGCGCCTTTTCCCCTATCGCGAAGGC from Methylosinus sp. C49 encodes the following:
- the recG gene encoding ATP-dependent DNA helicase RecG yields the protein MRPSILDPLFGRAAALPGIGPKTAKHFDRLLARPGKETRLIDVLFHLPINLVDRSLRPTIAEAPTDRVVVLKVRVAEHRKPQGRYAKAPFKVHVEDDTGDAELVFFLSNADWIERSLPIGATRWVSGKIELYDGRRQIVHPDRVLDEAGLAKLPPAEAVHGLTEGLQERFVQRAVAGALERLPKLPEWQDASVLAANGLPDFASALAAAQNPKSPADIEPASKARQRLALDELLSQQLALRLIRSKMRREPGRENAGDGRITRVIEAALPYALTGAQQRALVEIREDLASSRRMLRLLQGDVGAGKTIVALLAMASVVECGRQAALMAPTEILARQHYERLLPLAEAAGLRLCLLTGRAKPSERARLYETIAAGAVDIVIGTHALVQSELAFADLGLAVVDEQHRFGVQQRLALGAKGESVDVLVMTATPIPRSLALTYFGDMDSSILDEKPPGRSPIDTRALPVSRIGDVVEGVRRALASGARVYWVCPLVEENEDLDLAAAQDRHEDLTRIFGEIVGLVHGRMKAPERDAAMEAFKQGETRILVATTVIEVGVDVPEATVMVIEHAERFGLAQLHQLRGRVGRGSGKSSCLLLYKGPLGETAKARLVMLRQTEDGFRIAEEDLRLRGEGEILGARQSGLPGFRLADLTAHARLLAIARDDVELTLRRDPDLSGPRGEALRVLLYLFERDEAVKLLRAG